The Magnetospirillum sp. 15-1 DNA window GCCCTGGAACAGGTCGGCCATCCAGCCGGGGATGCTGGCGCCGCAGGCGGCGGAGAACTTCTGCACCTGGGCGAAGTTGGTCACCGGCAGGATGCCGGGCAGGATCGGCACGGTGATGCCGGCCTGGGCGGCGCGCTCGCGGAAGGCCAGGAACACCGCCGGATCGAAGAAGTACTGGCTGATGGCCCGGTTGGCGCCGGCGTCGATCTTGCGCTTCAGATTGTCCAGATCGAACCCCGCCGAGGGGGCGTCGGGATGGGTCTCGGGATAGGCGGCCACCGAAATCTCGAAATCGGCGATGCGCTTTAAGCCCGCCACCAGATCGACGGCATAGGCATAGCCCTGGGGATGGGCCACATAGGCCTGACCGTCGGGCATGTCGCCGCGCAGGGCGACGATGTGGCGGATACCCTCGTCCCAGTAGCGCCGGGCGATGTCGTCCACCTCGCCCTTGGCGTGGCCGACGCAGGTGAGATGGGCGGCGGGCTTGAGCCTGGTCTCGCGGGCGATGCGCACCACGGTCTCGTGGGTCCGCTCCCGCGTGGTGCCGCCGGCGCCATAGGTCACCGAGACGAATTGCGGCGCCAGGGGGGCCAGGCGTTCGATGCACTCCCACAGCGATTGCTGCATCTTGTCGGTCTTGGGGGGAAAGAACTCGAACGAGACGCTGACCGGCTTGCGGCTGGCGGCGGCGATGGGAAGTTCGGAACGGGGGAGACTCAACGCGTCGCTCCTGTGGACTTGATGTGCGGATGGGGTTTGTGGGCGGTCCAGACCACCACGGTCAGGGGCTTGCCGGGCAGGCGGGATACCGGGCCGGGCTCCAGCCCGGCAGCGCGCAGCCAGCCTTCCACCTCGGCATCCTCGAACCCCAGGCGGCGGTGGGCGTGCTGGTCGCGCAACGCTTCTTCGCCGTGGGGGGCGAAATCGACGATGGCCAGCCTGCCGCCGGGCTCCAGCACGCGGGCGGCCTCGGCCACCAGGGCGGCGGGATCGGTGGCGTAGTGCAGCACCTGATGGATGGTCACCGCGTCGGCGGTGGCGGCCGGCAGGGGAAGCTGGGCGATGTCGCCCTGGCGCACCATGCAATTGCTGAGTGACAGCCGTTCCAGGTTGGTGCGGGCGACGCTCAGCATCTCGCGCGACAGATCGATGCCGATGGCGCGCTCCACATGGGGGCCCAGCACCTCCAGCACCCGGCCGGTACCGGTACCCATGTCCACCAGATCGTGGATGCGGCGCCCGGCGAACACGGCCAGCAGCGCCTTCTCCACCTCGGCCTCGTCCACCTGCAGCGAGCGGATCTCGTTCCAGCGTGATGCGTTGTCGCGGAAATAGGCCTGGGCCCGGTCGGCACGCACGGCGCGGATGGCCGACAATCGCTGCTGGTCGAGGGTCAGGGTCTGGTCGCCCGCCTCGGGCAGCAATTCCAGCAGGCGGCGGGCCACGGCGCCGCCGCGTCCCTTGGCGGCCAGCCGGTAGAACACCCAGGCTCCCTCGGGGAAGCGGTCGAGCAGCCCGGCTTCGCACATCAGTTTCAGATGGCGCGACACGCGCGGCTGGCTCTGGCCGAGAATCTGGGTGATCTCGGTGACGGTCAGCTCGCCTTGGGCAAGCAGGTGCAGCAGCCGAAGCCTGGTCGGCTCGGCGGCGGCGCGCAATCCCGTCAGCAAGGTTTCCACCACAGGGGCTCCCGTTCGAGTTCTGAAAACATATAAACATATCTTTATGCGGATATGAAGCGTTCTTTGTCCCCGGGGCATCGGGTGTTTGCCGGATGATGCGGAATTGCCACGGGATTCGGTGCCCGGAGGGCGAAATTCCCTTTCCCCTCTAGCCATTAAATCGGGACTGTGATACCTCGGAATACGGAGGGGCGAGTGGCTCCCGAGTCCGGGCGATGCTTTTGCGCGCCCGTTTCCTTAGACCGTAAGGTACAGAAGGTACGTAGCCCATGAATGCCTCGCGCCGGACCATCGCCCACCTCGTCGCCCCCGTGCTCGCCCTGGCGTTGGTCGCCGGCTGCGCCACGCCCCCGCCGGCCGACGACACGGAAGCCGTCGCCGAATGGGAGCAGGTCAACGACCCGCTGGAGCCCATGAACCGGGCGATCTTCGATTTCAACCGCGCCGCCGACAAGTACGCCATCAAGCCGGCGGCCGAGGGCTATCGCGCCGTCATGCCGAAATTCGGCCGCGAGCGGGTGCACAACGTCCTGACCAACCTGAACAGTCCGTTGACCTTCGCCAACGACGTGCTGCAGGGCGAGACCGACCGCGCGGTGCAGACCTTCTTCCGCGCCATGCTGAACAGCACCTTCGGCCTGGCCGGCTTCATCGACGTGGCCACCCCGGCGGGCATCCCCCCGCACGAGGAGGATTTGGGCCAGACCCTGGCGGTGTGGGGCGTGGGCGAGGGTCCGTTCCTGATGCTGCCCATCTTCGGGCCGTCCAATCCCCGCGATACCGTCGGCCTGGTGGCCGAGATGTTCGCCGACCCCTTCGACCTGGCCATGGCCAATATCGGCAGGGAATACATCACCTATACCCGCATGGGCATGACCGGCCTGGACAAGCGCGAGGCACTGATCGATACCCTGGACGAGATCGAGCGGACCTCGCTCGACTACTATGCCTCGCTGCGTTCGCTCTATCGCCAGTATCGCGCCTCGGAAATCAAGAATGGCCGTGGCGGCGGGGAGAAGGTCCCGGCTCCCGGGCTCTCCGGCGTCTCCAAGGTTGAAGAGCTTTCCCAGTCGGCGCAGTGACATTCCATAAGCTGGACAAGACAATGATTTCCCGTCGTTTCTTTCTCGCCGTCCTGGTCGGGCTCTTTCTCGGCCTTGCGCTCAATCCCATCGCCGCCGCCGAGGCAGATCCCAAGGCCTTTGTCGCCCAGTTGGCCGGCAAGGCCATGGAGACCATGACCGCCAAGGGGATCTCGGACGGCGAGCGCAGCCAGCGCTTCCGCACCCAGTTCACCACGGATGTCGATCTGCCCGAGATCGGCAAGTTCGTCCTGGGCCGGCACTGGCGTGCCGCCACGCCGGAGCAGCAGCAGGAATTCATCAAGTCGTTCGAGGAGATCGTGGTCCTGACCTGGGCGACCCGCTTCAAGGATTACGGCGGCGACCTGCGTCATGTGGTGACCAACGCCATGCCCGATGGCGAACGTGGCATCGTGGTGGAATCCATGGTCGAACGCGATCACCAGACACCGATCAATCTGCAGTGGAAGCTGAAGAAGGGCGAGCCCGATCTCCGGGTCGTCGATCTGGTGGTCGAGGGAGCCTCCATGGCCATCACCTACCGCAACGAGTACTCGGCGGTGATTCAGGCCAATGGCGGCAAGATCGACGGGTTGCTGGGTGCCATGCGCACCAAGATCGCCGAGATGCAGTCGGTCAAGGGAACCACCAAGACCAACTAGGGTATCTTCGCACTCAAGCTGAATCGGGACGTCGAAGAACTCTTAAGCCCGAGCGGCGCTTGAGCCCTGAAAAGGCGGAGCTTTTTCGTACAGACAGAATCCTAGAACAGAGCCACCAGACTCTCGATCTGGGTGGTGGCCATGGCCGCCACCTGCGTCGCGGTGAAGCCTCCCGCCTGCGTGGCGGTCAGCGACAGAATCTGGGTGGTGCTCAGCACGGCCAGACTGGTCGTGGGGATGGACCCGATCAGGGTGGCGGTCAGCCCATCGATCTGGGTGGTGGTCAACCCCGCCACGCCGGTGGAACTGAGGGCGGCCAACTGAGCCGTGGTCAGCGACCCCATCTGGGCCGATGTCACCGAGCCCAACTGGGTAGTGGTCAATCCGCCGATTCCGGTCGAACTCAATCCCCTGATCTGGGTGGGGGTGAGCGCCGCCACCTGGGTGGTGGTCAAGCCCTGCAACTGGGCCGTGGAGAGCGTCACCAGGGTCGTGGCGGTCAGCCCGAGAACCTGGGTCGTCGACAGCGCCGCCAGCGTGACCGAGTTGAGGCCCGCGGC harbors:
- a CDS encoding ABC transporter substrate-binding protein is translated as MISRRFFLAVLVGLFLGLALNPIAAAEADPKAFVAQLAGKAMETMTAKGISDGERSQRFRTQFTTDVDLPEIGKFVLGRHWRAATPEQQQEFIKSFEEIVVLTWATRFKDYGGDLRHVVTNAMPDGERGIVVESMVERDHQTPINLQWKLKKGEPDLRVVDLVVEGASMAITYRNEYSAVIQANGGKIDGLLGAMRTKIAEMQSVKGTTKTN
- the metF gene encoding methylenetetrahydrofolate reductase, with the protein product MSLPRSELPIAAASRKPVSVSFEFFPPKTDKMQQSLWECIERLAPLAPQFVSVTYGAGGTTRERTHETVVRIARETRLKPAAHLTCVGHAKGEVDDIARRYWDEGIRHIVALRGDMPDGQAYVAHPQGYAYAVDLVAGLKRIADFEISVAAYPETHPDAPSAGFDLDNLKRKIDAGANRAISQYFFDPAVFLAFRERAAQAGITVPILPGILPVTNFAQVQKFSAACGASIPGWMADLFQGLDDDPETRRLVAATMAAEQCRILAAEGVEQFHFYTLNRADLAYAISHILGVRPKAAG
- a CDS encoding metalloregulator ArsR/SmtB family transcription factor yields the protein METLLTGLRAAAEPTRLRLLHLLAQGELTVTEITQILGQSQPRVSRHLKLMCEAGLLDRFPEGAWVFYRLAAKGRGGAVARRLLELLPEAGDQTLTLDQQRLSAIRAVRADRAQAYFRDNASRWNEIRSLQVDEAEVEKALLAVFAGRRIHDLVDMGTGTGRVLEVLGPHVERAIGIDLSREMLSVARTNLERLSLSNCMVRQGDIAQLPLPAATADAVTIHQVLHYATDPAALVAEAARVLEPGGRLAIVDFAPHGEEALRDQHAHRRLGFEDAEVEGWLRAAGLEPGPVSRLPGKPLTVVVWTAHKPHPHIKSTGATR
- a CDS encoding VacJ family lipoprotein, with the protein product MNASRRTIAHLVAPVLALALVAGCATPPPADDTEAVAEWEQVNDPLEPMNRAIFDFNRAADKYAIKPAAEGYRAVMPKFGRERVHNVLTNLNSPLTFANDVLQGETDRAVQTFFRAMLNSTFGLAGFIDVATPAGIPPHEEDLGQTLAVWGVGEGPFLMLPIFGPSNPRDTVGLVAEMFADPFDLAMANIGREYITYTRMGMTGLDKREALIDTLDEIERTSLDYYASLRSLYRQYRASEIKNGRGGGEKVPAPGLSGVSKVEELSQSAQ